TACCCTGAATTCCAGCCTGAAAAAAGATTATACTTAGGCATTATGAAAACCTTTGGGAGGTTGAGGGAGGTGAGGGTTCGAGCCATCAAAATAGGAAGGTCGGTGGTTTGAAACCTGAGCCAACCAACCCTTTTCGGGATCGATGAAATGTACCAAGACTTGTTCGAGCGGGCAAGGCGTGAGAAAACTGCGTTCGTAACCGCATAACGTGACAACCTTTCTGTTCGTGCCGTAACCACGAGAAAGTAGTCGAAAGTCAGGTTTCTTCTTGCCCCCAACATCTCCAGTTTCATAGAATGCTGCCTTAACATGAATATATCATCAGCTGAGAAACACATTTACAAAAGAGTTGATCAGGGGAAATCAGAAGGAAAGGCAGAAAGAATGAACATAATCAAAAAATTCCGGGCAATATCGCCTCGGATGACTTCACTTGGCAAAACGTGACAAATTGTCAAGCAAACCGCTCGCAGGCCGATCTCTCGTGCAACTACaccttcacgtcattttgagccgactatatATCCGCAGACTATATATCCATCATTAGGAACAATGTCGGGCGATCGACAAAGGCAGTGGGTCCTCGTGGACAATAACGAGTGGTATATTCGGATCAAAACTAGCTGAAACTCGTGTGGTTTCGTAAGGTAGGGGTTGCGAGGGATTAGggctgcagagatgagtggaactgCTGAGGGTCCCACATCGACTACAGCCGCCACCGTCTAATTAAAATTTGGATTGGTGCGACAGGGTTGTGCCACTCATGGAAGGATCGTTTCCATAACACTGCATGCGACAAATGCCAGTAGGAGTCATTGcatacaagttttttttaaaatgccaTTTAGCAAGATGGTTGCCTGTTTCCGACGTACTTCGCGCAGTTGCTTGATAGGATATAGAAAAAGCTACTCCGAAGACTACACAGTAGTCTTCCCTGGGCATAGTACGCTGTTAAGAGTCAAGCAGAAGCAATGCATTCGCCACTATTcatgttttctatttgttgAGATTTTCGGGCGGTTTTGCACTAAACTGCGCCGGAGCAGCGGCAGACATATCAGTAATAGAGTAGGGCGATTGCTCTTTACTGtgtttgatttgttttcagaTTGCAATTTTAAAACTTGTGTCCAACGAGCGGCATCAATCTCATTTCACGGCAATTATCgacagaggaaaaaaggaaacttatttttttcttgttatggaGTTAGTAGGAAAAAGCCTAGCTGATCTGAAAAGTTCGAGACCTGAAAAGGTCTGTTTTTTAGGACGGGCCGGTTCCATAATCCCATTTAATCACCAAATTTCTTCAGGTGTTTTCTATATCAACAGGCCTTGGTGCTTCCATACAATGTCTTGAGGCATGTCAGGATCTTCACAAGTATGGATTTATACACAGAGACCTGAAACCAGCTAATTATGCTATTGGATtaggggagaaaaaaagagtggtgGGTTGATCATGCAGTCCGTTCTCAGAAGCCTATAACAAAGCATGTATGTATTATCAACAACTTTATTTTGAATTCGAGGGAAGTGGAGCCATTTTCCCTGCTTTTAGCAATGATTCCCAGTTGCTGTATCATTTCCGCCGAGCCTTGTTTTGTGAAAGATagagaataaagtgtctgacatTAATCTACTGTACTGTACTGTCTACTCAGATGTGCCAGCCCTTGAACTTGAATCCGGAGTTGTTTAAGGTTTTGCGTAATGCGGCCAATAAAATAACCGACCTATCAATCCAATGTTTTTCAGTCGGTCGTAGCTTGACTTCTCACAAATACTAATCCCAAGAATGGGAATTTGTCGAATCCTCACACCTCAACCTCACAATGGAATACACTCCTTGGTAGTAGTATGCGATAACAATTTCCGACGCTCTGAATTTCAGTCTTATGTGTTTTCAATATCCAAACAGCTTTGTCCCTCATTCTCAGTTGTTGTGTCAGGATCTCAGACCTTGTGGATGGAATGCAGGGGAGCCCATGTAATACACATACTCACCATAAACATATACATcggtaaaataaagtaaaatacacGGATCTTCCTCACTACAGGAATCATAGAGGGTTAGTCGCACGTCCACGTGGAGGTAAGGGGCTGCATCCCCTGAAACGCAGGTGGATACAAACTTCCTATTTCCAGAACTGGCTCATGCCATCCTTGTATGCTGCACGTCGGCTCTACTTGTAACCAAGTGACTTTGAGGTGCAAGAGAGGAGTCTGGAGTcgtctccaacaaataagctccatatGCCCACTCGGGAGAACGCTAGCTTAAAATGACGATCTGTACCTGAAACGcgcgtacgcttgcatcggaaacGGCCATTATAGATCTGATTATGCAGGTACGACGTTATCGAACTGGCCGAGATGAAACGACTCCTCTCACTGAACCCCGTATTGAAACTGGAAAAGAATTGTTCTTAGGAAAATGCGACAGTATAGACAGTATAtagagaagatgtggtccaacccagctttgactatcgtCGTCGCTTATGCTCCAACATCGAAGTACgaaaaagaagtcgaagctttctacaTGGACCTAAAGAAGTTCAAGAGGCAATAGCATACCTCGTACGAGGTCACTGCTGgtgatttcaatgaaaaactcTGCTGGATGAACCCACGCAAACCCAcgactatcattaactgggatacAATGGAGCGAACAGGAGTAAAAGCTTTCCAAGTTTACCAAGACCACCATGTTTGCAGTATTAGAAGCGCTCTACTTTGGACGTGGAAGCACCTCGATGAAGGGTGCcttaatgaaattgaccacatcattgtTATTGAAAGGTTTTGCTTGATGGATGTTGCTGTCGTAGCAAAGTCCTCTAGGGGCTATAGCCTCTTCCACACGATTTTATTCCACACGGAGGGAAGAGAAAACCGCGGAGTTCAaagtcccagaactatcattaactgggatctcttagCTACGCTAGCTTGCTTCTTGAAGATTTCTTACTGGATTTCTTACTGGACAGCGGCGAGGAATAGGTCGTTAGACCCATCGCAACTGTACAAAGAAGGCTGAAAGtgttaaaaccaccaagaggcacCTGCCCCTTGGTGGTTTTAACACTTTCAGCCAGGCACctgcctcttggtggttttaacaACAACAGCAGTATTGGCTGAATCAGTAGCGGTGAGCAAATGCATTCTCTACGACCGTTGGAATTTCGTCAATCGTAGAACAAattgactgctctccggaacccgagtggaacaaccattgcatcgaggagagaaaaggataaaatcatcCACGACTTCCACTCTGATCTCCTCGACAGCCACATCCACTTGTTTTGTCACTtttatcgacttgaagaaagccttcgactcagttgagacggaattGGTTACCAAAGCCTTgaacaaccaaggcgtccttGTTCATAACTTAAAAGTACAATCTCATTTGAATTATTCGCGgtcactctcgagaacgcaataTGAAAGGAGAAGTGGGACGACAGGGGATTATGGtggatggtcggcagctacaccatctaCGCTTTACTGGTGACATAAAAGGCGATGTTAATGAGAAACGGATGGATCTCAGATGCTCCATCCACGTTCGAAAACTTGTCCAAGTACATCAGCTGCATTTGTCTAGGTCGGGTAAGCAGGATGATGAGGAGCATCGAAGATGTGGTGAAGGCTTCGTGATCGTCTCTTCAATACCACAGTACTTTCCGCTTTGAACTATGGTTCAGAAACCGGGCCCCTTCGCAAACAATATGAAAATCCTGTGAGCGTTATGGAACCATAGGAAGGTAGGTGCAGTACGTTAAAGAACGCTCAACTGAAAAGGTGATGCTAGCAGATTCGCACTTCGTGCAAGTGAAAGAGAGGATTCGATATTCAGTGTACGTCAACTATCGAAAGACAGAGACAGTGCCGCATATGTCAAGGGAAGCAAAACAAGGCGAACCGGACACGGGTTTTATCGAGAACCATCGAACCAGAGCGTGAGGGGCTTTGTTGCACGCAACATCAAACGCAGTGTAGAAAGACCTGCGACACGCGATCAAGTGAGAGTATTACTGGgacccgctcgagcaaatcgacgaacaacggAAGTCAAGGTAACCACGTCTTTAGGCAAAATACAACGTAACTGGACATTTCTACGTTTGTAAGCCACACAAATGACGTTGTGAGAACAAAATCTCACTTCAGCAAAAACACGAAGTTTGGTGGCTTTTACTTACACTGTTGGATCCATAGGAAAGTAGCTGCTGTACGACCCAAGAATTATTTGATGTTCGCGACTGGGTAGAGTTGGGACTATGAGTGTTTTTAATAGCGTCCCATAGATGGAAGTTTACGAAAATTGCACACTTTAGTTGAAAGTTTCCATTTACTTTTTGATGGCTTCTTGCATGTTTAACTTCTCTAAGGATAAAGTATAACCATTGTGTAAACGTCCTCACTCACAAATTCATTATTTGATGTTGAGGTGTACATTCTGGATTTTGGAATTGCTCGGCGCATCCTGAATGATAAGAATGAGCTAAAAACGCCACGCGTTTCTGTACGCTTTAAGGTTTGCACTTCATTCTATAtgaattctttgataactCCTACAAGTGTGTTAATTTGAGAGAGGCGGGTTATATCAACACTTATAACATATTGCGGATGGAGAAATACTTTTACACTTCTGCGCTGGTAATCCGGTAAGGGGTTCAGAAAACGAGGAGGCTGACTTCGCTGACAAGAGACTCCGTAGTATTTGTAGCAGAAAAACTTGACACTTCAATTTCTCGAATTTCGCTGCTGACATCTAGCTTCCTTTCTGGGGATTTGCTCAGCTGCGTGTCacctagaagaaaaatctatttccAGCTTTGTATCTCTTATCACTCAATTCAGTGGTATTCATTGGTGGCTTTATAAACGTAGCCTTTGTGGTGAATCGCTGATTCGTTGATGGCATAGATCAAGATTATGAATTCAAGATGAAATGTGATTTCATccgaaaattccagaattgtGCTGATCTAGAATGTCCAGAAAgtacattcagaaaatgaaggtctacaaaaaaagatgagagaaTCGACTTGTTTCTTCCAGGGGACAATTCCATTCGCTTCTATAGCATGCCACAAAGGCATTGAAATGGGGCCGAAGGACGACTGCGAATCATGGTACTACCTGATGCTGGACCTTACTGTTCCAGGAGGTGAATCTGCTCAGCCAGGCAAATTATTCGTCGTTTTCTGTTCGTAGTGAATACTACGGGAGTTGAATTCCACCTCAGGTTTGATTTGGAAAAGAATGGCCGATAAAAACGAAGTCTTAAAGGTAAAGGAGGAGTGCAGGACAACGAGGAAGGTGAGAAAAGCAGAACAACTTCAGTTGAAGAAGCAACTGTAGTAGCACAGACGGCAGTTCAGGATGCAATGCTTGGCCACTTGAAATGCAAAGAAGAGCTTTGGCGTGTTATTGAGTATATCGACAAACTTCACTACCACGACCATGTGGACTACAgttatatttataaattaCTTGAAGAGGTTGGTAGCATTTTAATCATCTGATCATAGCCATTTTATCAAGGTACTTAAACATTTTAGGGTGCACTTCAAGCAGGCGGGAATGTGAATAATCCGTATGATTGGGAAGTTGAAGCATTAGGCTAGCCGCTTAGAAGCCAGGATAACAAAAGTAGTTCTCGATCAAATTTAGCTAATACAATTAATAAATGGCATTCTCGGGGCTGTACTGATGCATCACAAGAAAATACTGCGAAAGAGTTAATTTGCAATGTCTATCTCAGTTTTGAGTCCACTGTTGATTAGTTCTTCCATTCTTTTACCAAGAGGAACACTGCTGATATTGAAtctccattaaaggcatcaccccacgaatctggggtggtacagatttcaggcggagaGTTCCCAtgcggggttgtagattatggagaggagggtgattctgtcgatttcttcctagttgccgtaaaaacacgGTCCGAAAGGTGCGGCGCACAAGCTGgccgctccagtcgaactcgttgtagaaaatagcgccccggattgctcgaagccgtatcatccgagccgttttttacggcgattacgaagaaatagacggaatcacacccctctcgataatctactatcccgtatacgaatactccacctgaaatccgtaccacctcaggtttgtgggatgatgcctttaatgtctaCTTTAGATGGTGAGCGGAAAGAATTTGCCAGAGTTGAACATATTTCTAAGCTGTGACACCTAGAGAgttctttagaaattttaacGTCTCTTCAAAGTGCCAGAACATTTCAACAGAGGCGGTACAATATTCATTCAAGAGTTCCACCAGTCCTCAGTTAGCCCTCCACGGTTAATAGTGGAATTTACCCAGATATTATAAAAAGGTGCTGTTGACCAGCACCCCACGCCAAACGTGAATACGGCTAAATTTAATGTAATCATTTGGTAACAACTCTCTGAGCTGAGGTGAGAGCTGAGGTGCTCGGTGTCGATACGCAGTACATGCGAGATGTCTTGGCTCACAAGCTATGAAACAGTAAAGAATGGATGCATTCTGTGCTATCGCCTGTTGCAAATTCAGAAGCTTGAAAGAGGACGAGGTGTTCAAGGAGACCACGCCTTGGCGACGACGCAGGCGATGACACCATTTCTGCTGTCAAGTCAAGTCAAACTCGGTCCCTTTTGACTCGACGGCTATGCTCcagcttcaaaaaattatctttATGCAATTCTAAACTAAGAGAACAGCGAAGAATGCAGTACGGAAAGTTGTGCACGGATGTATTGAAACTGGTGTCTTGCTTGCACTTTGAAGCTTCCTTAGCGGTTGAAAGGATGGATGAGCGACGCACTCCCAAATAGTGAAAGATTTTATAA
This is a stretch of genomic DNA from Necator americanus strain Aroian chromosome II, whole genome shotgun sequence. It encodes these proteins:
- a CDS encoding hypothetical protein (NECATOR_CHRII.G7203.T1); its protein translation is MSDSDEDDLGFVPGTVVESSKNKYVIVKLLGAGGFGAVYRVHDQKDPTKMFAMKVEKKIETRKHSKLKMEIAILKLVSNERHQSHFTAIIDRGKKETYFFLVMELVGKSLADLKSSRPEKVFSISTGLGASIQCLEACQDLHKYGFIHRDLKPANYAIGLGEKKRVVYILDFGIARRILNDKNELKTPRVSVRFKGTIPFASIACHKGIEMGPKDDCESWYYLMLDLTVPGGLIWKRMADKNEVLKVKEECRTTRKDAMLGHLKCKEELWRVIEYIDKLHYHDHVDYSYIYKLLEEGALQAGGNVNNPYDWEVEALG
- a CDS encoding hypothetical protein (NECATOR_CHRII.G7203.T2) encodes the protein MSDSDEDDLGFVPGTVVESSKNKYVIVKLLGAGGFGAVYRVHDQKDPTKMFAMKVEKKIETRKHSKLKMEIAILKLVSNERHQSHFTAIIDRGKKETYFFLVMELVGKSLADLKSSRPEKVFSISTGLGASIQCLEACQDLHKYGFIHRDLKPANYAIGLGEKKRVVYILDFGIARRILNDKNELKTPRVSVRFKGTIPFASIACHKGIEMGPKDDCESWYYLMLDLTVPGGESAQPGLIWKRMADKNEVLKVKEECRTTRKDAMLGHLKCKEELWRVIEYIDKLHYHDHVDYSYIYKLLEEGALQAGGNVNNPYDWEVEALG